One Pantoea trifolii DNA segment encodes these proteins:
- the ung gene encoding uracil-DNA glycosylase has protein sequence MAEKLTWHDVLAEEKEKPYFVETLKAVANERAAGVTVYPPQKDVFNAFRLTELGDIKVVILGQDPYHGPNQAHGLAFSVLPGVAIPPSLLNMYKELEQDIPGFVRPTHGFLESWATQGVMLLNTVLTVEASKAHSHARFGWETFTDNVISAINQHREGVIFLLWGSHAQKKGSIIDTQRHHVLKAPHPSPLSAHRGFFGSKHFSQANALLNQSGQSPIDWMPVLP, from the coding sequence ATGGCTGAGAAGCTGACCTGGCACGACGTGCTGGCTGAAGAGAAAGAGAAACCTTACTTCGTGGAAACGCTGAAAGCGGTGGCCAATGAACGCGCTGCTGGCGTAACGGTGTATCCGCCGCAGAAGGATGTGTTTAATGCCTTCCGGCTGACCGAACTGGGCGATATCAAAGTAGTGATTTTGGGCCAGGATCCTTATCACGGCCCAAATCAGGCGCATGGTCTGGCCTTTTCTGTGCTGCCCGGCGTGGCGATCCCGCCGTCATTACTGAATATGTACAAAGAGCTGGAGCAGGATATACCCGGCTTTGTGCGCCCTACGCACGGTTTTCTTGAAAGCTGGGCAACGCAAGGCGTGATGCTGTTGAACACCGTGTTAACGGTGGAAGCCAGCAAGGCCCATTCGCACGCGCGCTTCGGCTGGGAAACTTTCACTGATAACGTCATTAGCGCCATCAATCAGCATCGCGAAGGGGTGATTTTCTTGCTGTGGGGTTCGCATGCGCAGAAGAAAGGCAGCATCATTGATACGCAACGCCATCATGTATTGAAAGCGCCGCACCCTTCCCCGCTCTCCGCGCATCGCGGCTTTTTTGGCAGCAAACACTTCTCGCAGGCGAATGCGCTGCTGAACCAATCAGGCCAGTCACCGATCGATTGGATGCCGGTGCTGCCTTAA
- the grpE gene encoding nucleotide exchange factor GrpE — protein MSSKEQNTPNEQVSDEIQQDQQHVDAETTAEVDPRDERIAQLEAELAVSQTGVRDAQLRAQAEIENIRRRTEMDVEKAHKFALEKFANELLPVIDSLERALEVANKDNAELASMIEGIELTLKSLLGAVRKFGVEVVGETNVPFNPEIHQAMSMMESEEMAPNHVLMVMQRGYTLNGRLLRPAMVAVTKAKG, from the coding sequence ATGAGTAGTAAAGAACAGAACACCCCAAACGAGCAAGTCTCAGACGAAATTCAACAGGATCAGCAGCACGTGGACGCAGAGACAACCGCTGAGGTGGATCCGCGTGATGAGCGTATCGCGCAACTGGAAGCCGAGCTAGCCGTGTCGCAAACCGGCGTGCGTGATGCACAACTGCGTGCGCAGGCGGAAATCGAGAATATCCGTCGTCGTACTGAAATGGATGTGGAAAAGGCGCATAAATTTGCGCTGGAAAAATTTGCCAACGAGCTGCTGCCAGTGATCGATAGCCTGGAGCGCGCGCTGGAAGTCGCAAACAAAGATAACGCTGAATTGGCTTCGATGATTGAAGGTATCGAGCTGACGCTGAAGTCGCTGCTGGGCGCGGTGCGCAAGTTTGGCGTGGAAGTGGTTGGCGAAACCAATGTGCCATTCAATCCAGAGATTCATCAGGCGATGTCGATGATGGAATCAGAAGAGATGGCACCCAATCACGTGCTGATGGTGATGCAGCGCGGTTACACCCTCAACGGTCGCCTGCTGCGTCCGGCGATGGTGGCAGTGACCAAAGCCAAAGGCTAA
- the nadK gene encoding NAD(+) kinase, whose protein sequence is MNKHFNCIGIVGHPRHPTALTTHEMLWRWLTAKGYEVIVEQQIARELDLKNAETGSLADIGQRADLAVVVGGDGNMLGAARVLARYDIKVIGINRGNLGFLTDLDPDNAQQQLDDVLQGDYFVESRFLLEAQVCKEDCSPRIGSAINEVVLHPGKVAHMIEFEVYIDEVFAFSQRSDGLIISTPTGSTAYSLSAGGPILTPSLDAITLVPMFPHTLSARPLVINSSSTIRLRFSSLRSDLEISCDSQIALPIQEGEDVLIRRSANHLNLIHPKNYNYFNTLSSKLGWSKKLF, encoded by the coding sequence ATGAACAAACACTTTAACTGCATCGGGATTGTCGGCCATCCGCGCCATCCTACTGCGTTAACCACCCATGAAATGCTCTGGCGCTGGCTAACGGCAAAGGGTTATGAGGTGATTGTCGAGCAGCAGATTGCGCGCGAACTGGATTTGAAAAATGCCGAAACCGGCAGCCTTGCGGATATTGGTCAACGCGCTGATTTAGCGGTTGTAGTAGGTGGCGATGGCAACATGCTTGGTGCTGCCCGCGTGCTGGCGCGCTATGACATCAAAGTCATTGGCATTAACCGTGGCAACCTCGGTTTTCTTACCGATCTCGATCCGGACAACGCGCAGCAGCAGCTGGACGATGTGCTGCAGGGCGATTACTTCGTTGAAAGCCGCTTCCTGCTGGAGGCACAGGTGTGCAAAGAAGATTGCTCGCCGCGTATTGGAAGTGCTATCAATGAAGTGGTGCTGCATCCCGGTAAAGTCGCGCACATGATTGAATTCGAAGTCTATATTGATGAGGTGTTTGCCTTTTCACAGCGCTCCGATGGTTTGATTATCTCCACGCCAACCGGTTCAACCGCCTACTCGCTCTCGGCGGGCGGTCCCATTCTGACGCCGTCACTGGATGCCATTACGCTGGTCCCGATGTTCCCGCACACGCTCTCTGCGCGCCCGCTGGTGATTAACAGCAGCAGCACCATCCGCCTGCGTTTTTCTTCCCTGCGCAGCGATCTGGAGATCAGCTGTGACAGCCAGATTGCCTTGCCAATTCAGGAAGGTGAAGACGTTCTGATTCGCCGCAGCGCTAATCACCTCAATCTTATCCATCCAAAAAATTACAACTATTTTAATACCTTAAGTTCAAAGTTGGGTTGGTCTAAAAAATTGTTCTGA
- the recN gene encoding DNA repair protein RecN, with protein MLAQLTISNFAIVRELEIDFHRGMTAITGETGAGKSIAIDALGLCLGGRAEADMVRQGASRADICARFQLKASPSAQRWLVENQLDEGNECLLRRVISADGRSRGFINGTSVPLSQLRELGQLLIQIHGQHAHQLLLKSDHQKHLLDAYAAHDDLLSEMRQHYQRWHQSCRALAQHQQLSQERESRRELLQYQLKELNEFAPQLGEFEQIDEEYKRLANSGQLLSTSQQALQILADGDDTNLQSLLYSARHMLGELVTLDNKVSGVFNLLEEAAIQLSEASDELRHYCERLDLDPNRLHELEQRLSRQIALARKHHVSPETLPVLYQQLLDEAELLSQQESDQETLQSEVVAHHKAALASAENLHQLREHSAQELSQLITQSMRTLAMPHGQFAIVLEFNADQLTADGATRIDFRVTTNPGQPLQPLGKVASGGELSRIALAIQVITAQKMETPAMIFDEVDVGISGPTAAVVGQMLRQLGESTQVMCVTHLPQVAGCGHQHFYVSKETDGAMTETHMQPLDKRARLQELARLLGGSEVTRNTLANAKELLAA; from the coding sequence ATGCTGGCACAACTGACCATCAGTAACTTTGCTATCGTTCGTGAACTGGAGATCGACTTTCATCGTGGTATGACCGCGATCACGGGTGAAACCGGCGCAGGTAAATCTATCGCCATCGATGCGCTAGGCCTGTGTTTAGGCGGACGCGCTGAAGCAGATATGGTGCGTCAGGGTGCCAGTCGCGCGGATATCTGCGCCCGCTTCCAACTCAAAGCTTCGCCTTCCGCACAGCGCTGGCTGGTCGAGAATCAGCTGGATGAAGGCAATGAGTGTCTTCTGCGTCGTGTTATTAGCGCGGATGGTCGTTCGCGTGGCTTTATCAACGGCACGTCGGTGCCGCTGTCGCAGCTGCGTGAACTCGGTCAATTATTGATTCAGATTCACGGCCAGCATGCCCATCAGCTGTTGCTCAAATCCGATCACCAAAAACATCTGCTGGATGCTTATGCAGCCCACGATGATTTGCTGTCTGAAATGCGCCAGCACTATCAGCGCTGGCATCAGAGTTGTCGCGCGCTGGCGCAGCATCAGCAGCTCTCGCAAGAGCGTGAGTCCCGTCGCGAGCTGCTGCAATATCAGCTGAAAGAACTCAATGAATTTGCCCCGCAGCTGGGCGAATTTGAACAGATTGATGAAGAGTACAAACGTTTGGCGAACAGCGGCCAGTTGCTGTCCACCAGCCAGCAAGCATTGCAAATTCTCGCCGATGGTGATGACACCAACCTGCAGAGCCTGCTGTATAGCGCCCGTCACATGCTGGGTGAACTGGTGACGTTGGATAATAAAGTCAGCGGCGTGTTCAATCTGCTGGAAGAAGCCGCAATTCAGCTCAGCGAAGCCAGCGATGAATTGCGTCACTACTGTGAACGTCTGGATCTCGATCCCAATCGCCTGCATGAGCTGGAGCAACGTCTGTCACGGCAGATCGCGCTGGCGCGTAAGCATCATGTCTCACCTGAAACCTTGCCGGTGCTTTATCAGCAGCTGCTGGATGAAGCAGAACTGCTTTCGCAGCAAGAGAGCGATCAGGAAACCCTGCAATCTGAAGTCGTCGCGCACCATAAAGCCGCGCTAGCAAGTGCTGAAAATCTGCATCAATTGCGTGAACACTCTGCTCAAGAGTTGAGCCAGCTGATTACGCAAAGCATGCGCACGCTGGCGATGCCGCACGGCCAGTTTGCAATTGTGCTGGAGTTCAATGCCGATCAACTTACCGCAGATGGCGCAACGCGTATTGATTTCCGTGTCACGACTAACCCAGGCCAACCGCTCCAGCCGCTGGGTAAAGTGGCATCCGGCGGTGAGCTGTCGCGTATTGCGCTGGCGATTCAGGTGATCACCGCACAGAAAATGGAAACGCCAGCGATGATCTTCGATGAAGTGGATGTCGGTATCAGCGGCCCAACCGCCGCAGTTGTAGGCCAAATGCTGCGTCAGCTGGGTGAGTCAACCCAGGTGATGTGTGTGACGCACCTGCCGCAGGTTGCTGGCTGCGGTCATCAGCACTTCTACGTCAGCAAAGAGACGGATGGCGCGATGACAGAAACCCATATGCAGCCGCTGGATAAACGCGCGCGTCTGCAAGAGTTGGCGCGTTTACTGGGCGGCAGCGAGGTGACGCGCAACACGCTGGCCAACGCTAAAGAACTTTTAGCCGCCTGA
- the bamE gene encoding outer membrane protein assembly factor BamE: protein MRCKTLTAAAVVMLMMTAGCSTLERVVYRPDINQGNYLVANDVSKIHNGMTQQQVAYTLGTPMMRDPFGSNVWYYVFRQEPGHESVKQQTLTLTFDSNGTLTNIDNKPKLTGKEG, encoded by the coding sequence ATGCGCTGTAAAACGCTGACTGCCGCGGCAGTAGTAATGTTGATGATGACCGCTGGATGTTCCACCCTTGAGCGCGTTGTGTATCGTCCGGATATCAATCAGGGGAATTACCTGGTCGCCAACGATGTGTCGAAGATTCATAACGGCATGACGCAGCAGCAGGTTGCCTACACGCTCGGTACGCCGATGATGCGCGATCCATTTGGCAGCAATGTTTGGTATTACGTGTTCCGCCAGGAACCAGGTCATGAAAGTGTGAAACAGCAAACTCTGACGCTAACCTTTGACAGCAATGGAACGCTGACCAACATCGACAACAAGCCGAAGCTCACTGGCAAAGAAGGCTAA
- a CDS encoding RnfH family protein has translation MPDISVEVVYALPDKQYLRAVTLEEGATVEQAIKASGLLSLRKDIDLNSNKVGIYSRPVKLADVVQDGDRIEIYRPLIADPKELRRQRAERSAEKK, from the coding sequence GTGCCTGATATTAGCGTGGAAGTGGTTTACGCACTGCCGGATAAGCAGTATTTGCGAGCCGTCACGCTTGAGGAAGGCGCAACCGTTGAGCAAGCTATCAAGGCGTCGGGTTTGTTGTCACTGCGTAAAGATATTGACCTGAATTCGAACAAGGTCGGGATTTATAGCCGCCCGGTAAAATTGGCTGATGTCGTGCAGGATGGTGATCGCATTGAGATTTATCGTCCGCTGATTGCCGATCCGAAAGAGTTGCGGCGTCAACGCGCAGAGCGTTCAGCTGAAAAGAAATAG
- a CDS encoding type II toxin-antitoxin system RatA family toxin codes for MAQISRSALVPYSAEQMYRLVNDVDAYPQFLPGCTGSRVLDNSGDQMTAAVDVSKAGISKTFTTRNTLISNQSILMQLVDGPFRKLTGGWHFTSLGDDACKVELNLDFEFTNMLVEMAFGRIFKELANSMVQAFSQRAKEVYRA; via the coding sequence ATGGCCCAGATTAGTCGTTCAGCGCTGGTCCCTTATAGCGCTGAGCAGATGTACCGTCTTGTAAATGACGTGGATGCTTATCCTCAATTTCTGCCGGGCTGCACCGGCAGTCGCGTGCTGGATAACAGCGGAGATCAAATGACCGCGGCCGTTGATGTCTCGAAAGCCGGCATCAGTAAAACTTTCACCACGCGCAATACGCTGATCAGCAACCAAAGCATATTGATGCAGTTGGTTGATGGCCCGTTTCGTAAATTGACAGGCGGCTGGCATTTCACCTCATTGGGTGATGATGCCTGCAAAGTTGAGTTGAACCTCGATTTTGAGTTCACCAATATGCTGGTAGAAATGGCGTTCGGCCGCATCTTTAAAGAGCTGGCGAACAGCATGGTGCAGGCATTCAGCCAGCGCGCGAAAGAGGTTTATCGTGCCTGA
- the smpB gene encoding SsrA-binding protein SmpB: MTKKKVNKPGSATIALNKRARHEYFIEEEFEAGMSLQGWEVKSLRAGKANISDSYILLRDGEAYLFGSTFQPLAVASTHVVCDPTRSRKLLLKQRELDSLYGRVNREGFTVVALSMYWKNAWAKLKIGVARGKKEHDKRDDVKEREWKMDKARIMKNSKR, translated from the coding sequence ATGACAAAGAAAAAAGTTAACAAACCCGGTTCAGCCACTATTGCCCTCAATAAACGCGCACGTCATGAATACTTCATTGAAGAAGAGTTCGAAGCGGGTATGTCGTTACAAGGATGGGAAGTCAAATCACTGCGTGCCGGTAAGGCAAACATCAGCGATAGCTACATTCTGCTGCGTGATGGTGAAGCTTACCTTTTCGGCTCCACTTTCCAGCCGCTAGCGGTGGCTTCAACGCATGTGGTGTGTGATCCCACCCGAAGCCGCAAGCTGCTGCTAAAGCAACGCGAACTCGATTCGCTGTATGGCCGCGTCAACCGCGAAGGCTTTACCGTGGTTGCGCTGTCGATGTACTGGAAAAATGCCTGGGCCAAACTGAAGATCGGTGTGGCGCGCGGTAAGAAAGAGCACGACAAGCGTGACGACGTTAAAGAGCGCGAATGGAAGATGGATAAAGCGCGTATTATGAAGAATTCAAAGCGTTAA
- a CDS encoding integrase domain-containing protein, with translation MARTTRPLTNTEVLRAKATNKDITLHDGEGLFLVVKTTGKKLWRFRYQRPSTKNRTMVGLGGFPALSLADARRMRAEYLSLLANGIDPQTLAEKASEQQQIELDSIFSTVAANWFTLKQASVTPDYAKDIWRSIEKDVFPAIGEIPVQEIKARKLVEALEPIKARGALETVRRLVQRINEIMTYAVNTGLIDANPASGIGMAFEKPKKQHMPSLRPEELPNLIHSLANSNLSVPTRCLIEWQLLTLVRPSEASGARWEEINLDLKLWTIPAERMKSKREHIVPISPQSSELLEMMRPISGHRKHIFPSRNDPKSPMNSQTANAALKRIGYGGKLVAHGLRSIASTALNEADFNSDIIESALAHCDKNEVRRAYNRSIYLEQRIKMMAWWGNFVASAKKISN, from the coding sequence ATGGCAAGGACTACACGCCCGTTAACTAACACAGAAGTTCTGCGCGCTAAGGCAACAAATAAAGACATTACCTTGCATGATGGTGAAGGGCTTTTTTTAGTGGTTAAAACTACCGGAAAAAAACTTTGGCGCTTTCGCTACCAACGTCCGTCCACAAAAAACCGTACAATGGTTGGGTTGGGGGGCTTCCCCGCCCTTTCACTTGCAGACGCGAGACGTATGCGCGCAGAATACCTCTCATTACTTGCTAACGGCATTGATCCACAGACACTGGCCGAAAAAGCCTCAGAGCAGCAGCAGATCGAGTTAGACAGCATTTTCTCAACTGTGGCAGCTAACTGGTTTACTTTGAAGCAAGCCAGCGTTACACCGGATTACGCAAAGGATATCTGGCGCTCTATTGAGAAAGATGTTTTTCCTGCCATTGGTGAGATCCCCGTTCAGGAAATCAAAGCTCGCAAGCTCGTTGAGGCACTGGAGCCAATTAAGGCCCGTGGTGCTCTTGAAACCGTTCGCCGTCTGGTGCAACGCATTAACGAGATCATGACTTATGCGGTTAATACAGGACTGATCGATGCTAACCCAGCTTCAGGTATTGGTATGGCATTTGAGAAACCTAAAAAACAGCATATGCCGTCGCTGAGGCCGGAGGAACTGCCAAATCTTATACACTCTTTAGCAAATTCCAATCTATCCGTTCCAACTCGCTGTTTAATTGAATGGCAGCTTCTGACTCTTGTGCGCCCCTCTGAAGCTTCTGGTGCGCGATGGGAAGAAATTAATCTTGATTTAAAGCTCTGGACGATTCCAGCCGAACGAATGAAATCAAAACGCGAACATATCGTCCCTATATCGCCTCAATCTTCAGAGCTACTTGAGATGATGAGACCTATAAGTGGTCACCGTAAACATATTTTCCCAAGTAGAAACGATCCTAAAAGCCCAATGAATAGTCAAACTGCTAATGCTGCTTTAAAAAGGATTGGTTATGGGGGGAAACTCGTTGCTCATGGACTACGTTCTATCGCTAGCACTGCATTAAATGAAGCAGATTTTAATTCAGACATAATTGAATCAGCGCTAGCTCATTGTGATAAAAATGAAGTTAGAAGAGCATACAATCGCTCAATTTACCTTGAACAAAGAATAAAAATGATGGCATGGTGGGGAAATTTTGTTGCTTCCGCCAAAAAAATATCTAATTGA
- a CDS encoding DEAD/DEAH box helicase, with protein sequence MKLNADRDKLSKNVEAGRLFNWLNELDQEQKIHLYESELYYDFPLYKDDEDRLVISPLMLVSRMYGIIIFYLSDTHERDAHATLAKNDSSLENVYSQIYSRLLKQKNLRKNRKDLKLNVESAIFAPYADPSVEYQTESKVIVSKASLESFIEELEEPIDEDIYSEAASTIEGGKGLIRLKPRDIDGFPDESKVQVISKLESAIARFDSNQLGSCVNEVEGIERIRGLAGSGKTVVLAMKVAITHLRHPNKKILYTFSTKALYQHVKRLITRFYRQFDDLDPDFENSIDILHAWGGGNTPGVYYNACLNNSANYLNFAEANRISPKDPFSYACKSLLEKSEIIKQYDYVFVDEAQDFDSPFLQLCLKLAIEDKMVFGLDVFQNIFQTTAPSIEDILGEGKSLSLDKFLNSCYRTPCATLVCAHAIGLGIYRTPVQAIKTTEDWKNLGYQVEGQHAERFRSGEVISVLRTEETSPTLYHADKDKIIITQALENIIDECSWVANRINNDIKSEGLNASDILIICADDKHYKNYYNQISYFLSQNEIDVNNVNADKFNISDFSIDNKVTYSTIHKAKGNEGYSVYIIGSESLYNNPNVKNRNLLFTAMTRTKGWLTMTGIGVVALELFDEIQDAKNNVPHLKLTYPSGELLNKIEVDLQRFENNEEPDDFKKVLEAHGIDALKAMIREHEAKRTKKS encoded by the coding sequence ATGAAGCTAAATGCAGACAGAGATAAGCTTTCTAAGAACGTTGAAGCTGGAAGACTTTTCAATTGGCTCAACGAACTGGATCAAGAACAAAAAATACATTTATATGAATCAGAATTATATTATGATTTCCCTCTTTATAAGGATGATGAAGATAGGTTAGTAATATCACCATTAATGCTAGTTTCACGCATGTATGGAATAATTATATTTTACCTATCAGATACTCATGAGAGAGATGCACACGCAACTTTAGCAAAAAATGACTCTTCCTTAGAAAACGTTTACAGCCAAATTTATTCACGACTGTTAAAGCAAAAAAACTTAAGGAAAAATCGTAAGGATTTGAAGCTTAATGTCGAATCAGCAATTTTTGCACCCTATGCTGACCCATCTGTTGAGTATCAAACTGAGAGTAAGGTAATTGTCTCAAAAGCTTCATTAGAAAGCTTCATAGAAGAATTGGAAGAACCTATCGATGAAGATATTTATAGCGAAGCAGCATCAACAATTGAAGGTGGAAAAGGCCTTATAAGGCTAAAGCCACGTGATATCGATGGTTTTCCTGATGAATCAAAGGTTCAAGTTATTAGTAAACTTGAATCGGCTATAGCCCGATTTGATAGTAATCAACTGGGTAGCTGCGTCAATGAAGTAGAAGGTATTGAACGCATAAGGGGATTAGCTGGTTCTGGAAAAACTGTAGTATTAGCTATGAAGGTCGCCATAACTCACTTACGCCATCCTAATAAGAAAATATTATACACCTTCAGTACCAAAGCTTTATACCAACATGTTAAAAGGCTTATTACTAGATTTTATCGCCAGTTCGACGATTTAGATCCTGACTTTGAAAACTCGATAGACATCTTACATGCATGGGGCGGTGGGAATACGCCCGGAGTTTATTATAATGCATGCCTGAACAATTCAGCAAATTACCTAAACTTTGCTGAGGCGAATAGAATTTCGCCGAAAGATCCTTTTTCATATGCATGTAAGTCTCTCCTAGAGAAAAGTGAAATCATTAAACAGTATGATTATGTTTTTGTTGATGAGGCCCAGGACTTCGATAGTCCATTTCTTCAGCTTTGTCTAAAGCTGGCTATAGAAGACAAAATGGTTTTTGGCTTGGATGTATTCCAAAACATATTCCAAACCACCGCCCCTTCAATCGAAGATATATTGGGTGAAGGTAAATCATTAAGCTTAGATAAGTTTCTGAATAGTTGTTATAGAACACCATGCGCAACTTTGGTTTGCGCACATGCAATAGGCTTAGGAATTTATCGAACGCCGGTACAAGCAATTAAGACGACTGAAGACTGGAAAAATCTTGGGTATCAAGTGGAAGGGCAACATGCCGAGCGCTTCAGATCTGGAGAGGTTATTTCAGTTTTAAGAACTGAAGAAACGTCACCAACTCTTTATCATGCAGATAAAGACAAGATTATTATAACGCAAGCCTTAGAAAACATAATTGATGAATGTAGCTGGGTGGCTAATAGAATAAATAATGACATTAAGTCCGAAGGATTAAATGCCTCTGACATACTTATAATATGCGCAGATGATAAACACTATAAGAACTATTACAACCAGATTTCATATTTCCTCTCACAAAATGAAATTGATGTTAATAATGTCAATGCAGATAAATTTAACATAAGTGATTTCTCGATTGATAACAAAGTAACTTATTCTACAATCCACAAAGCAAAAGGTAATGAAGGTTATAGTGTTTATATAATTGGAAGTGAATCACTATATAACAATCCAAATGTAAAAAATAGAAACTTGTTGTTTACAGCGATGACAAGGACTAAAGGATGGCTAACTATGACGGGTATTGGAGTAGTTGCATTAGAGTTATTCGACGAAATCCAAGATGCAAAGAACAATGTTCCTCATCTTAAGTTAACCTATCCATCAGGTGAGTTATTAAATAAAATTGAGGTTGATCTTCAGCGATTTGAAAACAATGAAGAGCCTGATGACTTCAAAAAGGTTCTGGAGGCGCATGGTATTGATGCGCTTAAAGCTATGATTCGAGAGCATGAAGCTAAAAGGACTAAAAAATCATGA
- a CDS encoding DUF2290 domain-containing protein, producing the protein MISTANFTISKQEAVKLVRNANLLGNFNNQIVYPDNMPSELRPLSYEKAWEKCTVQQWFNIQLEDGSLLIFKYGSYSYLMTPLKTLDYDEYIKAFYPEDEWSDSEEYRVMISQEYDNYIITHTKNHPAMPVRFDIDDIHYCEHSHPYCHLHFGSDNDGRIATKKILTPLAFTAFILRSFYPKLWKIYAESHLMEEHLPHFKRNLQAPENLLWKDHEDNFLFVG; encoded by the coding sequence ATGATTTCGACAGCTAATTTTACTATATCTAAACAAGAAGCAGTTAAGTTAGTTAGAAATGCAAATCTTTTGGGCAATTTCAATAATCAAATTGTATACCCAGACAATATGCCATCAGAGCTTCGTCCATTAAGTTATGAGAAGGCTTGGGAGAAATGCACTGTTCAACAATGGTTCAACATACAACTTGAAGACGGTTCATTGCTCATTTTTAAATACGGAAGCTATTCTTACCTAATGACACCTTTGAAAACTTTAGATTATGATGAGTATATTAAAGCGTTTTATCCAGAGGATGAATGGAGTGATTCAGAAGAGTACAGAGTCATGATCTCTCAGGAATATGATAATTATATAATCACACATACTAAAAACCATCCAGCCATGCCTGTAAGATTTGATATTGACGACATCCATTATTGTGAGCACTCTCACCCATATTGCCACTTACATTTTGGGTCAGACAATGATGGAAGAATTGCAACAAAAAAAATATTAACACCTTTAGCTTTCACCGCATTCATATTGAGATCTTTTTACCCCAAACTTTGGAAAATCTATGCAGAGTCACACTTGATGGAAGAGCATTTGCCTCATTTTAAACGTAATTTACAGGCTCCCGAAAATTTACTCTGGAAGGACCACGAAGATAATTTCCTTTTTGTGGGCTAG